In Aquiflexum balticum DSM 16537, a single genomic region encodes these proteins:
- a CDS encoding class I SAM-dependent methyltransferase: MPPTKYTASLKQFVQDHQSEDPAQLLFAYSGKTDFDLKAAVQQIQARQKAKQKLPSWAAKPDLIFPSSLSLEQASSEETAKFKCGIPTKGKSMVDLTGGFGVDTFYLAENFGKAVYCERNPELSAIVEHNFNLLKPDKFEISQGDSFEYLAKSDMTFDLIFVDPARRGNHNQKLYKLADCEPDIVSHWELLKSKGQSILVKASPMLDIKQAIIEIPDIQQVWVVSVKNEVKEVLLYWEKGKVSNERIIHAIDLKSGGPRELSFTYEEEESSESIFGEVGKFLIEPYSPILKAGAFKSFGGRFGLKKLHPNSHVYTCEVLPDEIPGRIFELIQEINNPKKELKQLFPTGKVNVITRNYALSADELKKKYRLKDGGDSFLIGTKVGEKYRLFYCNLLG, from the coding sequence ATGCCACCAACAAAATATACAGCATCACTAAAACAATTTGTGCAGGACCACCAATCGGAGGATCCTGCACAATTGCTTTTTGCTTATTCGGGGAAAACTGATTTTGACCTGAAAGCCGCAGTGCAGCAGATTCAGGCAAGGCAGAAAGCAAAACAAAAGCTCCCCTCTTGGGCTGCCAAGCCTGACCTGATTTTTCCATCTAGCCTTTCTTTGGAGCAAGCGTCTTCTGAAGAAACCGCCAAATTCAAATGCGGGATTCCTACAAAGGGAAAAAGTATGGTTGACCTGACAGGAGGATTCGGAGTGGATACTTTTTATTTAGCTGAAAATTTTGGAAAGGCAGTCTATTGTGAGAGAAATCCCGAACTGTCAGCAATAGTCGAACACAATTTTAATCTGCTCAAACCAGATAAATTTGAAATATCCCAAGGTGATTCTTTCGAATACCTTGCAAAGTCGGACATGACTTTTGATCTGATTTTTGTGGACCCTGCCAGAAGGGGAAATCACAACCAAAAACTGTATAAACTTGCAGATTGCGAACCCGACATTGTCAGCCATTGGGAGCTTTTGAAATCCAAAGGCCAATCCATTTTGGTCAAAGCCTCTCCCATGTTGGACATCAAGCAGGCAATCATTGAAATACCTGATATCCAACAAGTTTGGGTAGTATCTGTAAAAAATGAAGTCAAGGAGGTACTGCTTTATTGGGAAAAAGGAAAAGTAAGTAACGAGAGGATTATCCACGCTATCGATTTGAAGTCAGGAGGTCCAAGGGAACTTTCATTTACTTATGAAGAAGAGGAATCAAGTGAAAGTATTTTTGGCGAAGTCGGAAAATTCCTGATCGAACCTTATTCTCCGATTTTGAAAGCCGGGGCTTTCAAAAGTTTTGGGGGAAGGTTTGGATTGAAAAAACTGCATCCAAATTCACATGTATATACCTGCGAGGTTTTGCCTGATGAAATTCCTGGAAGGATTTTCGAATTGATCCAAGAAATCAACAATCCCAAGAAAGAACTGAAACAACTCTTCCCAACTGGAAAAGTCAATGTCATTACCCGAAATTACGCCTTATCAGCCGATGAGCTCAAGAAGAAATATAGGCTGAAGGATGGGGGGGATAGTTTTTTGATTGGGACGAAGGTTGGGGAGAAGTATAGGCTTTTTTATTGCAATTTATTAGGTTAG
- a CDS encoding nucleotidyltransferase domain-containing protein: protein MKTGLSKEVWNEITEVFEKFTKINQVILFGSRAMGNFREGSDIDLAVKGDHIVLKDLLDIEVALEDLELIYKIDLVDFNKINNPELQAHIDRVGMVVYSKKMNKIDTTSLKTS from the coding sequence ATGAAAACAGGATTATCAAAGGAAGTATGGAATGAAATCACAGAGGTTTTTGAAAAGTTTACCAAAATTAATCAGGTTATCCTTTTTGGGTCACGGGCTATGGGTAATTTCAGGGAAGGTTCAGATATTGACCTGGCAGTAAAAGGAGATCATATTGTACTGAAAGATCTATTGGATATCGAAGTAGCCTTGGAGGACTTGGAATTAATTTACAAAATTGACTTGGTGGATTTCAACAAAATCAACAATCCCGAACTTCAAGCCCATATTGATAGGGTGGGAATGGTTGTATATTCCAAGAAAATGAATAAAATCGATACAACATCTTTAAAAACCTCTTGA
- a CDS encoding TonB-dependent receptor: protein MKSIMLFCFLNGVCFISLAQKVTVSGTVKDADNGETLIGVNIFDKKNQKGAITNNYGFFSYSLFEKEIDLIFSYVGYEPVLISLNLERDTLLNVELQPAGYLQEVVIEGQKDDPIQESSQMGTINVPLRDIKNLPALMGEVDIFKVIQLLPGVQSGSEGASGLYVRGGSPDQNLVLLDGVPVYNATHLFGFFSVFNADAINNVELIKGGFPARYGGRLSSVIDISMKEGNMKEFQGEGSIGLIASKLTLEGPIVKDKTSFLLSARRTYLDLIARPIIRSSTGGQEDVGYYFYDVNAKINHIFDQKNRLYVSYYGGNDVAYSSYKSSYERWDNEGTVQSHEEAGLGWGNNIAAVRWNHIFNQRLFANFTGTFTKYRFKLFSEYEDIFTENQGGNVTRDFFVANYSSGIRDFAFKADFDFIPNPQHYFRWGGMLIDHKFTPGVFVARENERPETREGAIPSDSRELSMYIEDDFNVGGRWKFNIGAHFSGFFADTKTYTSFQPRIAMRYLIDPTSSLKLSYVQMAQFVHLLTNAGLGLPTDLWVPSTDKIGPQESWQVAAGYFKNLGYGLEFSAEAYYKDMQGVIEYQDGASFLNTSEDWQEKVTSGEGRSYGLELLLHKKTGRTTGWIGYTLSKTERRFEEINFGEWFPFRYDRRHDISVTAVHKLSERIDISGTWVFGSGNFITVPTQRYQHSFSVINDTNTSYGGLYLEHFDSRNNFQMRNYHRMDVGINFNKPKKWGERTWNISIYNLYSRLNPFYMDISYNYDLQRNQLRQFSLFPITPSVSYRFSF, encoded by the coding sequence ATGAAAAGTATCATGTTGTTTTGCTTTCTAAACGGGGTATGCTTCATTTCTTTAGCCCAAAAAGTCACGGTCAGTGGGACTGTAAAGGATGCGGACAATGGCGAGACGCTGATTGGCGTCAATATTTTTGACAAAAAAAACCAGAAAGGTGCCATTACCAATAATTATGGTTTTTTCAGTTACTCTCTTTTTGAGAAAGAAATTGACTTGATATTTAGCTATGTCGGCTATGAACCAGTGCTGATTTCTTTAAATCTTGAAAGGGATACCCTTTTGAATGTGGAGCTTCAACCTGCGGGTTATCTTCAAGAAGTAGTGATTGAGGGGCAAAAAGATGATCCAATTCAAGAAAGTTCCCAAATGGGCACAATCAATGTCCCATTGAGAGACATTAAGAATCTTCCGGCATTGATGGGAGAAGTGGATATTTTCAAAGTCATCCAATTATTACCTGGGGTTCAATCAGGTTCTGAAGGGGCTTCTGGATTGTATGTCAGGGGGGGAAGTCCTGACCAGAATTTGGTTTTGTTGGATGGGGTACCAGTTTACAATGCCACCCATTTGTTTGGTTTTTTCTCTGTTTTCAATGCTGATGCCATCAATAATGTGGAGCTGATTAAAGGCGGATTTCCTGCCAGGTATGGAGGAAGGCTTTCTTCAGTGATAGATATTAGTATGAAGGAGGGTAATATGAAAGAATTCCAAGGTGAAGGGAGTATTGGTTTGATAGCTTCCAAACTTACCTTGGAAGGGCCTATTGTAAAGGATAAGACTTCATTTTTACTGTCAGCAAGACGGACATATCTTGACCTGATTGCCAGACCGATCATCAGAAGCTCAACTGGCGGACAGGAAGATGTGGGGTACTATTTCTATGATGTCAATGCAAAAATCAATCATATTTTTGACCAAAAAAACAGGCTCTATGTCAGTTATTATGGAGGAAATGATGTGGCTTATTCCAGTTATAAATCCAGTTATGAGCGCTGGGATAATGAAGGTACCGTACAAAGTCATGAGGAGGCAGGACTTGGTTGGGGAAATAATATTGCAGCTGTGCGCTGGAACCATATATTCAATCAAAGGCTATTTGCCAATTTCACCGGAACATTTACAAAGTATCGTTTCAAACTTTTCTCCGAATACGAGGATATTTTTACAGAAAACCAGGGCGGGAATGTTACCCGTGACTTTTTTGTGGCCAATTATTCCTCAGGAATCAGGGATTTTGCCTTCAAAGCTGATTTTGATTTTATCCCCAACCCACAGCATTATTTTCGTTGGGGAGGGATGTTGATTGACCATAAGTTTACACCGGGTGTTTTTGTGGCAAGAGAAAATGAAAGACCTGAAACAAGAGAAGGGGCCATACCATCAGATTCCCGTGAATTGTCCATGTATATAGAAGATGACTTCAATGTGGGTGGTAGGTGGAAGTTCAATATTGGCGCTCATTTTTCCGGATTCTTTGCTGATACCAAAACTTACACTTCCTTTCAGCCGAGGATAGCTATGAGGTATCTTATTGATCCGACTTCCTCATTAAAACTTTCCTACGTGCAGATGGCGCAATTTGTACACCTGCTGACCAATGCCGGATTGGGACTGCCAACAGATCTTTGGGTACCTTCAACCGACAAAATAGGACCTCAGGAAAGTTGGCAGGTTGCGGCAGGGTATTTTAAGAATCTTGGATATGGACTGGAGTTTTCGGCTGAAGCCTATTACAAAGATATGCAGGGTGTCATTGAATATCAGGACGGTGCTTCTTTCCTCAATACTTCTGAAGATTGGCAGGAAAAGGTTACTTCAGGAGAAGGGAGAAGTTATGGACTTGAATTGTTGTTGCATAAAAAGACAGGAAGGACTACAGGTTGGATAGGGTACACCCTTTCCAAGACAGAAAGAAGATTTGAGGAGATAAATTTTGGGGAATGGTTTCCTTTTCGGTATGATCGCAGGCACGATATCAGCGTGACAGCGGTGCACAAATTATCCGAAAGAATAGATATTTCAGGGACTTGGGTATTTGGAAGCGGTAATTTTATCACTGTGCCCACACAGAGGTATCAGCATTCTTTTTCGGTAATCAATGATACCAACACCAGTTATGGAGGCTTGTATTTGGAGCATTTCGATTCCAGAAATAATTTTCAGATGCGGAATTATCACAGAATGGATGTGGGGATCAATTTCAACAAACCCAAAAAGTGGGGTGAAAGAACCTGGAATATTTCAATCTACAATTTATACAGTAGGTTGAATCCGTTTTATATGGATATCTCATACAATTATGATCTGCAGCGCAATCAGCTGCGGCAGTTCAGTTTATTCCCGATTACTCCTTCCGTTTCTTACAGATTTAGCTTTTAA
- a CDS encoding DUF4249 domain-containing protein → MKINCHKFILIGLIAMISCEQFLEVELPDQEPRLVLNALLEPTSTLKVFLTKSRGVLEGGDFYDDQFELVEGANVFIKAQEGQILPLVFVDNSKPWENDAHYLLDGYEFKEGETYGIFAEKSGLPSISSQQEIPKNVNIKSIDMVNLGPDGSFDSHNIFEVSIKFEDPSERNFYEISGQIFGSEIVVIDGDTTLFYYNSDLSPEPVNPIYKKDHLMRNVILFTDVLLNGPDSEIVFRTSIIRNRDLEVTINFSHVTEAFYRYYDTADLQRYNNGDILSQPVLVYNNIANGLGIFKARNTDQRVIEMRVED, encoded by the coding sequence ATGAAAATCAATTGCCACAAATTTATTCTTATCGGTTTAATTGCCATGATTTCCTGTGAGCAATTTCTTGAAGTCGAATTGCCCGATCAAGAACCAAGACTGGTTTTGAATGCCCTTTTGGAGCCTACAAGTACACTTAAAGTATTTCTTACAAAAAGCAGAGGAGTTTTAGAAGGAGGTGATTTTTATGATGATCAATTTGAATTGGTGGAAGGAGCAAATGTTTTTATCAAAGCTCAGGAAGGGCAAATTCTCCCATTGGTCTTTGTAGACAATAGTAAACCATGGGAAAACGACGCGCATTATCTCCTTGACGGATATGAATTCAAAGAGGGAGAAACTTATGGGATTTTTGCTGAAAAGTCCGGTTTGCCATCAATCAGCAGTCAGCAGGAAATTCCAAAAAATGTAAATATTAAATCCATAGATATGGTCAACCTAGGTCCAGATGGTTCATTTGATTCTCATAATATTTTTGAAGTTTCAATAAAATTCGAAGATCCCTCAGAGAGAAATTTTTATGAGATTTCGGGTCAGATTTTCGGAAGTGAGATTGTGGTAATAGATGGAGATACGACACTTTTTTATTACAATTCCGATCTCTCTCCCGAGCCCGTCAACCCCATTTATAAAAAGGATCATTTGATGAGGAATGTTATCCTTTTTACTGATGTCCTGCTTAATGGGCCAGATTCAGAAATTGTATTCAGAACCAGCATTATAAGAAACAGGGACTTGGAAGTTACTATCAATTTCTCCCATGTGACAGAAGCCTTTTACAGGTATTATGATACGGCAGACCTTCAACGGTACAACAATGGGGATATACTTTCCCAGCCGGTGCTTGTCTATAATAATATCGCAAACGGCCTTGGGATTTTCAAAGCAAGGAATACTGATCAAAGGGTGATTGAAATGAGGGTTGAAGATTGA
- a CDS encoding aspartate-semialdehyde dehydrogenase has translation MKLAVVGATGLVGSEILEVLDEHQFPFDELLLVASERSAGKKMTYKGKEYTVIGLKQAVSEKPDVAIFSAGGSTSLEWAPQFAAVGTIVIDNSSAWRMDATKKLVVPEINAKDLRIDDRIIANPNCSTIQMVLVLNPLRLKYGIKRIVVSTYQSVTGTGKAAVDQMMAERAGQPAEMVYPHKIDLNVLPHIDVFQPNGYTKEEMKMILETKKIFGDNSIQVTATTVRIPTMGGHSESVNVEFHNDFDLDEVREILSNTPGVVVQDDPANNIYPMPLTAHKKDEVFVGRLRRDESQPNTLNMWIVADNLRKGAATNAVQIAEYLMEHSMA, from the coding sequence ATGAAACTAGCCGTTGTAGGAGCTACCGGATTGGTAGGCTCAGAAATCCTCGAGGTGCTGGATGAGCACCAATTTCCATTTGACGAATTGCTACTTGTAGCCAGCGAAAGATCAGCAGGTAAAAAGATGACTTACAAGGGCAAGGAGTATACGGTAATTGGATTGAAACAGGCTGTTTCTGAGAAGCCGGACGTTGCGATCTTTTCTGCAGGCGGAAGTACTTCTTTGGAATGGGCACCACAGTTTGCCGCTGTGGGTACAATTGTTATTGACAACTCTTCTGCATGGAGAATGGATGCTACCAAAAAACTGGTTGTTCCTGAGATCAATGCCAAAGACCTGAGAATCGATGACCGCATCATTGCCAATCCAAACTGCTCTACCATTCAGATGGTTTTGGTTTTGAATCCATTGCGATTGAAATACGGAATTAAAAGAATTGTGGTATCTACTTATCAGTCTGTTACGGGCACCGGAAAAGCCGCTGTGGACCAAATGATGGCCGAACGGGCCGGACAACCTGCTGAAATGGTTTATCCCCATAAAATTGATTTGAATGTATTGCCACATATTGATGTTTTCCAACCCAATGGCTATACCAAGGAAGAAATGAAGATGATCTTGGAAACCAAAAAGATTTTTGGAGACAACAGCATTCAGGTTACTGCAACTACTGTCAGAATCCCAACTATGGGTGGGCATTCGGAATCAGTGAATGTGGAGTTTCACAATGATTTTGATCTGGATGAGGTTAGGGAAATCCTATCAAATACTCCGGGTGTAGTGGTTCAGGATGATCCTGCAAACAACATATACCCAATGCCTCTGACAGCACATAAGAAGGACGAAGTATTTGTTGGTAGACTGAGAAGAGACGAATCCCAACCAAACACCCTGAACATGTGGATCGTGGCAGATAACCTGAGAAAAGGTGCTGCTACCAATGCCGTTCAGATTGCAGAATACCTGATGGAACACAGCATGGCTTAA
- a CDS encoding leucine-rich repeat domain-containing protein yields MKYCLLLITGLFFLVSCQTKEDQEPVVPPYVIDGGEDFLNVNRFSIQLNADSLKLSESGLWTILSGLAEDKVYFEDPKNPKSIFHGMPGEKYQLLWEVSNGKKSSSDTVTVTFAPLETEITVVSDSSYQTRIMLNGKTYDKGLWTINGDIHHLRGLSNQGLDDEKDPNVLIYGFENKTVEITWTTWYGSKSASATVEFSSGEYQQLEALQELGILDNKYYYKENENGDVVEITMLGIGRAWIFSDLEQFPELQALKHLEKLVLPGNPIYEFPEVITKSYHKLKYLDLSHNYFTSIPEDFGNLTELDTLIISSIPYISTLPESIGNLKKLKYLDMVHAGLTSLPESFSEMTSLNYVSLELNNIKKLPENIGNLKNLETFRGPVLSESIPASFSDLSSLKFCFFTVTGYNNAVFPEDFGRLTNLETLWLSGDYRRLPESFVNLTQLKDLSIGSGTGLTEIPAEFGNLNKLRRLLLVVRMPRLPESFDQLVNLESLGLHGELHYLPNDIGNLKNLTGLSASNLKLKELPESFAELKNLRDVRLFSNEIIDLPSSLGELDNLYIMDIGRNKISEFPPSMAKLADTLRYLAVNGNNFSESQLAKLREMLPDTDITFTLPGD; encoded by the coding sequence ATGAAATATTGCCTTTTACTTATTACAGGATTATTTTTTCTTGTGTCTTGCCAAACCAAAGAAGACCAAGAGCCAGTGGTTCCACCCTACGTTATCGATGGTGGCGAGGATTTTTTGAATGTGAATAGATTCTCAATTCAACTTAATGCTGATAGTTTAAAGTTGAGTGAAAGCGGCCTGTGGACGATCCTCAGTGGGCTTGCTGAAGACAAAGTTTATTTCGAAGATCCAAAGAATCCCAAAAGCATTTTTCATGGAATGCCCGGGGAAAAATATCAATTACTCTGGGAGGTATCGAACGGAAAGAAGAGCAGTTCAGATACTGTCACAGTAACTTTTGCTCCTTTAGAGACCGAAATAACGGTAGTGAGCGACTCATCTTATCAAACGAGGATTATGCTAAACGGCAAAACCTATGATAAGGGTCTATGGACAATAAACGGAGATATTCATCATCTAAGGGGATTAAGTAATCAGGGTTTAGATGATGAAAAAGATCCTAATGTTCTCATTTATGGATTTGAAAACAAAACAGTAGAAATTACCTGGACCACTTGGTATGGAAGCAAATCTGCCTCAGCCACTGTGGAATTCAGCAGTGGAGAATACCAACAACTTGAAGCACTTCAGGAGTTGGGCATTTTGGATAACAAGTACTATTATAAAGAAAATGAAAATGGAGATGTGGTTGAAATCACTATGCTTGGAATAGGAAGAGCTTGGATCTTCAGCGATCTGGAACAATTTCCAGAACTTCAGGCTCTTAAACATTTAGAAAAATTAGTATTACCCGGGAATCCAATCTACGAATTTCCAGAGGTGATCACGAAAAGTTACCATAAGCTGAAGTACTTAGACCTCTCTCACAATTACTTTACCAGTATTCCGGAGGACTTTGGAAATCTTACAGAACTAGACACGCTGATTATAAGCTCAATCCCTTATATCAGTACACTGCCAGAGAGTATAGGTAACTTAAAAAAATTAAAATATCTGGATATGGTGCATGCTGGGTTGACCAGCCTACCTGAAAGTTTCAGTGAAATGACCAGCCTTAATTATGTAAGTCTGGAATTGAATAACATAAAAAAACTTCCCGAGAATATTGGAAATCTTAAAAACTTAGAAACTTTTAGAGGCCCTGTTCTATCAGAAAGTATTCCTGCTTCTTTTTCAGATTTATCCTCTCTGAAATTCTGTTTTTTCACAGTCACAGGATATAATAATGCTGTTTTTCCGGAAGACTTTGGAAGGTTAACAAATCTTGAAACCTTATGGCTTTCTGGTGATTACCGAAGACTTCCTGAAAGTTTTGTCAATTTGACGCAACTAAAGGATTTGTCTATAGGAAGCGGCACAGGATTAACGGAAATCCCAGCAGAATTCGGGAATTTGAATAAATTAAGGAGATTACTATTAGTGGTGAGGATGCCAAGGCTTCCAGAAAGCTTTGATCAACTTGTCAATCTAGAATCTCTAGGTTTACATGGAGAATTACACTACTTACCAAATGACATTGGAAATCTAAAAAACCTTACTGGACTAAGTGCCAGCAACTTAAAATTAAAAGAATTACCAGAAAGTTTTGCAGAGCTCAAAAACTTAAGGGATGTAAGATTATTTTCTAATGAAATCATAGACCTACCCTCTTCCTTAGGAGAGCTAGATAATTTATATATAATGGATATAGGAAGAAATAAAATTTCTGAATTTCCTCCTTCAATGGCAAAACTGGCAGATACACTTCGATATTTAGCAGTCAATGGAAATAATTTCTCAGAGAGTCAGCTAGCTAAGTTGAGAGAAATGCTTCCAGATACAGACATAACCTTTACTTTACCAGGCGATTAG